In Lathamus discolor isolate bLatDis1 chromosome 1, bLatDis1.hap1, whole genome shotgun sequence, the following are encoded in one genomic region:
- the SLC25A4 gene encoding ADP/ATP translocase 1, which yields MGDQAVSFLKDFLAGGIAAAISKTAVAPIERVKLLLQVQHASKQITADKQYKGIIDCVVRIPKEQGILSFWRGNLANVIRYFPTQALNFAFKDKYKQIFLGGVDRHKQFWRYFAGNLASGGAAGATSLCFVYPLDFARTRLAADVGKGASEREFTGLGNCIVKIFKSDGLKGLYQGFSVSVQGIIIYRAAYFGVYDTAKGMLPDPKNVHIVVSWMIAQTVTAVSGLVSYPFDTVRRRMMMQSGRKGADIMYKGTIDCWRKIAKDEGTKAFFKGAWSNVLRGMGGAFVLVLYDEIKKYV from the exons ATGGGTGACCAAGCTGTCAGCTTCCTCAAGGACTTTCTGGCCGGTGGGATCGCTGCCGCCATCTCCAAGACGGCTGTCGCCCCCATCGAGAgagtgaagctgctgctgcag GTGCAGCATGCCAGCAAGCAGATCACGGCGGACAAGCAGTACAAGGGCATCATCGACTGCGTAGTCCGCATCCCCAAGGAGCAAGGCATCCTCTCCTTCTGGAGAGGCAACCTAGCCAACGTGATCCGGTACTTCCCCACCCAGGCCCTCAACTTCGCCTTCAAGGACAAGTACAAGCAGATCTTCCTGGGGGGAGTGGACAGGCACAAGCAGTTCTGGCGCTACTTCGCGGGGAACCTGGCATCTGGGGGTGCCGCTGGAGCCACTTCCCTCTGCTTCGTCTACCCGCTGGATTTTGCCAGGACCCGGCTGGCAGCTGATGTGGGCAAGGGAGCCAGTGAGAGGGAGTTCACTGGGCTTGGCAACTGCATTGTCAAGATCTTCAAGTCTGATGGCTTGAAGGGCCTGTACCAAGGATTCAGTGTGTCTGTCCAGGGCATCATCATCTACAGAGCAGCCTATTTTGGGGTTTACGACACGGCCAAGG GTATGTTGCCTGATCCAAAGAACGTGCATATTGTAGTGAGCTGGATGATTGCCCAGACCGTCACTGCAGTATCAGGGCTGGTTTCTTACCCTTTTGATACTGTGCGACGTAGGATGATGATGCAGTCTGGCCGAAAGGGAG CTGATATTATGTACAAGGGCACAATTGATTGCTGGAGGAAGATAGCTAAAGATGAAGGAACCAAAGCGTTCTTCAAAGGTGCCTGGTCGAATGTGTTGAGAGGCATGGGCGGAGCTTTTGTACTAGTACTTTACGATGAAATCAAGAAATATGTCTAA